The genomic stretch GACGACGGTCCCGCCGACCCCGACGCTGCCCGTCGATCCGGCGCTGCCCAGCGTGCCGACGACGAGCTCGGCGGCGCCGCCCACGACGACCGGCTCGACGTCCACCGGCCAGGCGACGACGAGCACGACCGCCGCGGCGCCCGCGTCGGACCCGGGCTCGGGCTCGGGCGACGGGCCGCCGGCCTGGCTCGTCGGGCTGATCGTCCTCGGCGCGCTCGCGGTCCTCGTCGTGCTGCTGTGGGCGCTCGCCCGGCTGACGGCGTGGGAGCCCCGGTGGCTGCCCTCCGCGCGCCACTCGATCGGCGAGGCGGGCTACCGCACGAGCGCGGGCTGGGCCGAGTTCCGCGACTGGCTGCGCTTCCGCCGCTGACCGCGCCGGTTCAGCGCGCGCGCCAGCCGGTCCAGCGCTCGACGTCGATGGCCAGGACGGGTCCGGTGGGCGGCGTGGCGGCGTACTGCTCGTAGCGCGCGGCGAGCAGGGCCACCGCGTGCTGCGCCTCGGGCTCGTCCGGTTCGATCACGCGGCCGTGGCCGTCGGCGCGCACCCACCACAGCGCGGTCCAGTCGTGCTCGTAGTGGTCGGCGAGCAGCGCCACCCGGGGGTTGGCCCGGACGTTGTCCAGGCGCCGCAGCTTCGTCGTGCGCTTCGGCTTGGCGTCGACCGCGGAGTAGACCGTCCCGCCGCCGTCGCGCGACGCCTCACGGTCGAGCGCGAACACCATCGGCACGAGGTGAGGCGCGCCGTTGGGCCCGACCGTGGCCAGCCGTGCCACGCGGGCGCCGGCGAACATTCGGCATGCCTCGTCGGCGGTCACGCTTCCCCGTTGCACTCGGCGACCGCGGCCTCCCAGCGCTCGAGCGCCTGCTCGACCGGGCCGCGCGACGCCGACGGCAGCCAGCGCACGACCCGCGTGATCCCGGCCTCGCGGAAGCGCTCGAGCACCTCGGCCTTGGCCGGCACGCTGATGACCTGGACCTCGATCGGCCGGTCGGCCCGCGCGCGCAGCTCCTCGGCGCGGCGGATCAGGTCGCCGGGATCGCTGAAGTTCGGAAACCAGACGTCGCCGTAGGCGAGCACGCGGTCCAGGACGGTCGGGCCCTCGCCGCCCACGAGGATCGGCGGGTGCGGCCTCTGGACCGGCTTGGGCCACGACCAGATGCGCTCGAACTCGACGAACGTGCCGTGGTAGCTGGCCTCGTCCTGGGTCCAGATCGCCTTCATCGCCTCGACCCGCTCGCGCATGAGCGCCATGCGCGTTCGCGGGTCTGTGCCGTGGTTGCGCAGCTCCTCGCGGTTCCAGCCGGCGCCGACGCCGAACTCGAAGCGCCCGCCCGACAGCCGGTCGAGGCTGGCGACCTCCTTGGCCGTCACGATCGGGTCGCGCTCGGTGACGAGGCAGATGCCGCTGCCGATCCGCAGGCGGCTCGTCGCGGCGGCGGCGGCGGTGAGCGCGACGAAGAGGTCATAGCAGTGCCAGTACTTGCGCGGGAGCGGTTTGCCGGCGGGCCACGGCGTCTCCCGGCTGGCCGGGATGTGGGTGTGCTCGGCGAAGAACAGCGACTCGTGGCCGCGCTCCTCGACGAGCTTGGCGACGGCGCCCGGGTCGAGCGCGGTGTGGGTCGGGAAGAAGCCGATGCCGAAGTCCATGGAAGCTAAAATGACAGGTGGATGCGGGGTCTTCGCAGTGGGCCCGCCGCCGGTGCGCTGTTCCGTCCGAGCCCAGGTGCACCCTAGACAGCCCGCGCACCGCCACCGAGCACCGCGCCCCGTCGAGGCAGACGACGAGATTTACCTGCATCCGCATCGTTTTCCGGGAGGACCAGCATCATGACGGACACCAGCGCACACACCCCACTCGCCACCGACTTCCAGGCGGGTGAGGCGCTGCGCGTCCGGCGGCTGTTCACGACCTCCGGCGCCCACCCGTTCGACACGGTCGAATGGGAGCTGCGCGACGCGCGCATCGGCCACGGCGACAAGGTCGCCTTCGAGCAGCGCGACGTCGAGTTCCCGGCGTCGTGGTCGCAGAACTCCACGAACATCGTCTCCCAGAAGTACTTCCGCGGCCAGCTCGACTCGCCGACCCGCGAGCGCTCGGTCAAGCAGATGATCTCCCGCGTCGCGGGGACGATCGCCGACTGGGGCCGTTCGCGCGGCTACTTCGCCACCGCGGAGGACGGCGACGCCTTCGAGGCCGAGCTGACCTACATCCTGCTGCACCAGATGGCGGCGTTCAACAGCCCCGTCTGGTTCAACGTCGGGTTCGAGGAGAACCCTCAGTGCTCAGCGTGCTTCATCCTTTCCGTGGACGACACGATGGAGTCGATCCTCGAGTGGAACACCAAGGAGGGCAAGATCTTCCGCGGCGGCTCGGGGTCCGGCATCAACCTGTCGAAGATCCGCGGGTCGAAGGAGCCGCTGAGCAAGGGCGGCACCGCCTCGGGCCCCGTGTCCTTCATGCGCGGCGCCGATGCGTGGGCCGGCACGATCAAGTCCGGCGGCAAGACGCGCCGCGCGGCGAAGATGGTCGTCCTCGACGTCGACCACCCGGACATCGTCGACTTCATCGAGTGCAAGGCGCGCGAGGAGGACAAGGCCGAGGCGCTCGCGCGCGCGGGCTTCGACATGTCGATCGACGGCGACGGCTTCACCTCGATCCAGTACCAGAACGCGAACAACTCGGTGCGGGTCACCGAGGAGTTCATGCGTGCGGTCGAGGCCGGCGGCGACTGGAGCACCGTCGCCCGCCAGACCGGTGAGATCGTCCAGACCATGCCCGCGCGCGAGGTCATGTCGAAGATCGCCGAGGCCGCGTGGCGCTGCGCCGACCCGGGCGTCCAGTACGACACGACGATCAACCAGTGGCACACATGTCCTCAGAGCGGTCGAATTAATGCGAGTAATCCCTGCTCCGAATATATGCACGTGGACGACTCGGCCTGCAACCTCGCGTCGCTGAACCTCATGAAGTTCCGCCGGCCGGACGGCTCGTTCGACGTCGGCCGCTTCGAGCACGCCGTCGACATCATGTTCCTGGCGCAGGAGATCGTCGTCGGGCCGTCGAGCTACCCGACCGAGGAGATCGGCGCCAACGCCCGGGCCTTCCGCCAGCTCGGCATGGGCTATGCCAACCTGGGCGCGTACCTGATGAGCAACGGCATGCCCTACGACTCCGACGAGGGTCGCGGGACGGCCGCCGCCGTCACCGCGCTGATGACGGGCCGGGCGTACCTCGGGTCGGCGCGGATCGCCGCGGCGATCGGGCCGTACGAGCGCTACGAGGAGAACCGCGAGCCGCACAACGGCGTCATGCGGATGCACCGCGACGCGTCGTACGCGATCCCGGACCGCTACTGCGGCGACGGCGACCTGCTCGCGGCCGCGCGGCGGTCGTGGGACGAGGCGGTCGCCGCGGGCGACGCGCACGGCTACCGCAACGCACAGGCGACGGTGCTCGCGCCGACCGGGACGATCTCGTTCCTCATGGACTGCGACACGACCGGCGTCGAGCCCGACTTCTCGCTCGTGAAGTACAAGGAGCTCGTCGGCGGCGGCCAGATGACGATCGTCAACCGCACGATCCCGATGGCGCTGCGCACGCTCGGCTACGGCGAGGAGGCCATCGAGCAGATCGAGGCCTACATCAACGAACACGGCACGATCGTCGGCGCCCCGGGCCTCGACCCGGCGCACCTGCCGGTGTTCGACGTGGCGGTCGGCGAGCGCGCGATCTCGCACATGGGCCACATCAAGATGATGGGCGCGGTCCAGCCGTTCATCTCGGGCGCGATCTCCAAGACGGTGAACATGCCCCACGAGGTGACGTCGGACGACATCGCCGACGCCTACATCCAGGCGTGGCGGCTCGGCGTCAAGGCGCTGGCCATCTACCGCGACGGCTCGAAGACCGCGCAGGCGCTGCGCACCGATGCGCAGATGGGCAAGGACGAGCCGGTCACGGTGATCGAGGGCTACTCGCAGGAGCAGCTCGACGAGGCGGTCGCCAACGCGGTGAGCAAGGTTCGCGCCGAGATGGGGCCCGCCCGGCGCAAGATGCCGCGCGAGCGCAAGTCGATCACGCACAAGTTCTCGCTCGGCGGCCACGAGGGCTACATCACGGCCGGCATGTACGAGGACGGGACGGTCGGCGAGATCTTCCTGACCGACATCGGCAAGGAGGGATCGACCCTGCGAGGGATGATGAACTCCTTCGCCACGGCGATTTCGATCGCGCTCCAGTACGGCGTGCCGCTCGAGACGCTCGTCGAGAAGTTCGCCTACATGCGCTTCGAGCCGGAGGGGATCACGCAGAACCCGGAGATCCCGTTCGCGAAGTCGATGCCCGACTACATCATGCGCTGGCTGGCCTCGCGGTTCTGCGACACCGACATCCAGGAGGACCTCGGCATCCTCACCCCGGCCGTCCGGGCGCGCAAGTCCGCCCAGGACGCCGCGCTGAGCATGGAGTCCGACACCGCCGGCCCGCACGGCAGCGACGACGGCTCCCCCTCCGCGAGCGCCACCGCAACCCCCGCCAACCCGGCCGGCACCGCGGCCGGCCAGCCGGCGGCCGCCGCGATGACCGACACCCCGCCCGTCGTCCCCGCCCGCCTGATGGGCCTGGACCTCGGACCGGCATGCAGCCAGTGCGGCGGCATGATGCAGCGCACGGGCTCGTGCTACACGTGCTCGAGCTGCGGCAACAACACCGGCTGCGGCTGAGGCACGCACCGGCATGCGCGGTCGGGGAGCGCCTCGGCGCCCCCGACCCGCTCATCGTGGAGCGCTCAGCGACGGTCGTCGGCTGCGGGCCTGTGGGGCGGCGGCGGCCTCGACGAGCGCGGTCACGAGCCGCACCGCATCCAATCGAGCGATGCCCTGGGCGGAGAGGGAACGCCAGGTCGAGAAGGCGAGCGCGTGGCGCACCGCCGCCACGAGCAGTTGTCGTCTGCGGCCGCGGGCCTGACGGCCCACGGTGAGGACCTCCGCCGCGTCTTCGAGGTACGCGTTCAGCGGGGCCACGGCGTCGTGGGCGAAGTCGACGAGCTCGGCGTCGCGGAGGACGTTGCTGAACATCGGCTCGTTGCGCCCGTAGTACGCGTAGAGGTCGTCGAGAGCGCGTTCGAGTCGCGGCGCCGAGCGATGAGTTCGGCCGGTGCCGCCGGTCTACTGGTCGACCACACGGCAGCACGACCGAGAAGGGGCCGCAATGCAGATCCTCGTCACCGACTTCATGACGCTCGACGGCGTCGTCCAGGCGCCCGGTGGGCCCGAGGAGGACACCGAGGGTGGGTTCGCCCACGGCGGATGGTCGATGAAGTACTTCGACGACGAGGTCATGGGCCCCGTCATCTTCGAGAGCCTTCAGAGCGCGGACGCGCTGCTGTTCGGCCGGCGCACCTGGGCGGGCATGGCCGCGGCCTGGCCGGACCGCGCGGGTGACCCGTACGCCGACCGGATGAACTCGATCGACAAGTACGTGGCGTCCCGGACGCTGACGCAGGACGACCTGACGTGGTCGAACTCGGAGCTGCTGGACCCCGGCGACGCGCTCGGCGCCATCCGCAGGCTGCGCGAGCGCGAGGGCGGCAGCATCCAGATGTGGGGCAGCTCGTCCCTGACCCGCCAGCTCGTCGAGCACGATCTCGTCGACGAGTACCTGCTGTTCATCGAGCCCCTCCTGCTCGGCGGCGGCAAGCGCGCGTTCCCCGACGACGGCCGCGCGCGGCCGCTCGAGCTGGTGTCGGCCCAGACCGCCGGCACCGGCGTGCTGGTCTGCAGATACCGGCCGGTGCGCGACTGACCCGCCCGGCGCCGCCCGCGTCTGGCAGTCTTCGCGCCGGCGATGGGAGGCGAGCACGTTGACTTCGGGCAGGCGATCGCCGCGGCGTACGCGACCGATGGGCCGGCGATCGAGCTCGGCAAGGGCATGCATGACGGCGCGCTCGCACCGGCGGCCGCCGTCCGCATCCCGCTGAAGATGATGAACCGCCACGGACTCGTGGCGGGGGCGACGGGCACCGGCAAGACGAAGACGCTGCAGCTGATCGCCGAACAGCTGTCGGCGGCCGGCGTGCCGGTGTTCGTCGCGGACATGAAGGGCGACCTGTCCGGGCTGGGCGCCCCCGGCGCCGCCGAGGGCTCGGGGCCGGACCGCGCCGCGCAGCTCGGCGAGCCGTTCGTGCCGACGGCGTTCCCGGTCGAGTACCTGACGCTCGGCGGCATCGGCGCCGGCGTCCCGGTGCGCTCGACCGTCTCGGACTTCGGCCCGCGGCTGCTGGGCAAGGTGCTCGATGCCAACGAGACGCAGGACCAGAGCCTCGGGCTGGTGTTCCGCTACGCGGACGACAAGGGCCTGGCGCTGCTCGACCTCGCCGACCTGCGCGCGCTGCTCACGTTCCTGTCCTCGCCCGAGGGTAAGGCGGAGCTCAAGGGGATCGGCGGCCTCTCGTCGCAGACGGTCGGCGTGCTCCTGCGCGCGCTCGTCGTGCTGGAGGACGGCGGCGGCAACGAGCTGTTCGGCGAGCCCCAGTTCGAGATCGCGGACCTCCTGCGCACGGCGCCCGACGGGCGCGGCATCGTCTCGTGCCTGGAGCTCCCGGCCGTGCAGGACAAGCCGAAGCTGTTCTCGACCGCGCTCATGTGGCTGCTCGCGGAGCTCTTCGAGCAGCTGCCCGAGGTCGGCGACCTCGACGAGCCCAAGCTCGTGTTCTTCTTCGACGAGGCGCACCTGCTGTTCGACGACGCCTCCGAGGCGTTCCTCGACTCGGTGGCGCAGACGGTGCGGCTGATCCGCTCCAAGGGCGTCGGCGTGTTCTTCGTCACCCAGACGCCGAAGGACGTGCCGGCCGATGTCCTCGCGCAACTCGGCAACCGCGTCCAGCATGCGCTTCGCGCGTACACGCCCGACGACGCGAAGGCGCTGAGGGCGACCGTGTCGACGTTTCCCAAGTCCGGCTTCTACGACCTCGAGGAGCTGCTGACCCAGCTCGCCATCGGCGAGGCGGCGGTGACGATCCTCTCGGAGACCGGCGTCCCGACGCCCGTCGTCCACACGAAGCTGCGTGCCCCCGCGTCGCGGATGGCGCCGGCCGACGACATCGCGCGCTCCGCGCAAGCCTCGCCGCTGTACGGGAAGTACGGCACCCGAGTCGACCGCGAGAGCGCGCGGGAGCTCCTTGCGCGGCGGCTCGAACAGACGCCGGCGGCCGGCGACGAGCCGACCGGGCCGGCCGAGCACCCGCCGCGCGGGCGGTCGCCGCGCGCGAAGCCGAAGCCGAAGCGCACGCCCCACCCCGCCGACCCCGTGGAGACCGACCCGATCGCCGACTTCCTTCGCTCGCGCCAGGGCCAGGCGGTGCAGCGCCAGGTCGTGCGCGGGCTGTTCGGCCTGCTGCGCAAGTCGTTGTAGCTCACCGCATCAGCCGCCGGCGATCGGCCGCCCGACCGTCAGCGTCTCGCGCAGCTCGGGGTCGAGCTCGCGGTAGTGCGCGTCCGGGGCCGCGCCGAGCCCATCCAGCGCCTTGCTGAAGAAGCACCGCGCCGCGGCGGCGGCGATCACGTCGAAGATCTCCGCGTCCGACAGCCCGAGCGCCCGCAGCCGCTCGACGTCGGCCTCCGTGACCGAGGTCGCGTCGCCGGCGACCTTCTCGGCGAGGTCCATGACGGCGACGTCGACCTCGTCGAGCCCCGCGGCATGGTGGTCGGCCACCACCGCACGCACCTCGTCGGGCGCCATGAACCGGTCCGCGAGCACGGACCCGTGGGCGAGCGTGCAGTAGCTCGACCGCAGCGTGCGCGCGGCCGCGACCGTCGCCAGCTCGTAGCGGCGCAGATCCATCCCGGCCTTGATCGCGCCGTTGAGCTGGCGCCAGGCGGCGTAGACCTCCGGCCGGAGCGAGAACGCCCTGGCGAAGTTCGGCACGAAGCCGAACGCTGCGCGATCGGCCTCGTAGAGGTCGGCGACGGCGTCGCGCGCCTCGTCCTCGGCGACCGTCGTGATGAACGTCATATGCCCCTCCTCAGGCGATCCGGCGGCCCAACACCCGGCGGCCATCAGACCACTCGCGGCGCGCCCGGTCAACCGGTTCGCGGCCGGCCCGAGGCGCGCGCTCAGGCGAGCTGGGCGGCGACGATCTGCCAGCCGGACCCGCCCTCTGTGCGCTCGAAGGACTGGCGGCACAGCGGGCAGTAGGCGCGAGCGAGCGGGGACGCGGCCGGATCGCGGGCGAGGTCGGCACCGTCAGCGGCGTCGGAGACCATCAGCTTTCCGCGGCAATCCCCGCTTGGGCAGGGTTCGAACGTCATGGCGTCGCCTTCTTTGGAGGTGGACCCCTCGCCTCCCCCGGGGACGGGCCGGTCAAACCCCTCTAGAGACCCGGCGGGTGGCGGGCGACGAACCCGGCGCTGCTGCGCTGCGCCCGCGTCCACCGCGTGCCGCCCGACGACAGCGCGCTCGTGTCGAAGCGCCAGCCCGCCACCACCATGTAGGCGTGGCCGGCGTTCGCGTAGACGGTGATCCAGCGGCCCGGCCCGGCCTCGCCCCAGCTCATGAAGCCCGTCGAGTTCAGCGGCGAGGACACGAGCCCCGCGGCCGCCAGCGCATAGCTGACCGAACCGGAGCAGTCGTAGGCGCTGGCCTGGAACGAGGCGTGGCCGCCGCCGTAGGAGTACGGCAGCCCGGAGATCGCGTTGCCCGCGGCGATGACGAGCTGCACCGCCTCGGGCGCGCCGGCGGGGGCCTGGGCCATGCCGCCCGGGTCGGTCGGGATCGCGCCGTTGACGTCGGGCGCGGCGGCGCGGGCCTGCGCGAGCCGGCGCTGCGCCGCGCGCAGCGCCCGCGCCTGGCGGTCGCGCAGCGAGGCGAGCTCGGAACGCACGCCGTCGAGCTCGGCCTGCTTGCTCGCGCGCCCGCGCAGCAGCTCGGCTCGGCGGGTCAGGATCGCGGTCTCGACGGCGGCCGCGGCGTTGCGGTCCTTGACCGCGTCGGCGGTCAGCTTCTGGTTGCGCGCCTGCAGCCGGTTGAGGCGGCGCGCCTGGACGACGACCTCGGAGCGCGTCGTCTTCGTCGTGTCGAGGATCTCCGCGTTGTGCTTGGCGACGCGGCGCAGGAACTCCATCCGCTCGAGCAGGTCGCTGAAGCCGCGGGCGTTGAGCAGGACGGATGTGAGGTCCGCGTGCTCGCTCATGTAGTCGGCGCGGAGGTTCTGGGCGAGAGCGGCGGACGCGCGGCGGTACTTGTTCTCGAGGGCCGTCAACCGGACCCGGGCCCGGGTGAGCTCGGTGACGACGCGCCGCAGCTCGGCCTGATGCGAGGCGGCGCGCGCCTGCAGCTCGGCGAGGCGCGCCTGGGCGCGGGCGAGGCCATCGTTCGTCGCGGCGATGCGCGCGGACTCGGCGGCGACGGCGTCCCTGAGCCGCTGCTCCTCGCCCTTGGTCGAGGCGATGCGGCTGCTGAGGTCGCCGCGCGCCGTCGTGCGCCCGCCGAGGAGCGCGAGCGCGCAGGCGGCGAGCACGGCAAGGGCGATCCACGCGCGGCGGCGCGATCTCGGGTGGGTCTGGGCGGCGGCGTCGTCCACAGCAGGCGGGAGCCGCGGAGAAACGCTGAC from Capillimicrobium parvum encodes the following:
- a CDS encoding DUF853 domain-containing protein, yielding MGGEHVDFGQAIAAAYATDGPAIELGKGMHDGALAPAAAVRIPLKMMNRHGLVAGATGTGKTKTLQLIAEQLSAAGVPVFVADMKGDLSGLGAPGAAEGSGPDRAAQLGEPFVPTAFPVEYLTLGGIGAGVPVRSTVSDFGPRLLGKVLDANETQDQSLGLVFRYADDKGLALLDLADLRALLTFLSSPEGKAELKGIGGLSSQTVGVLLRALVVLEDGGGNELFGEPQFEIADLLRTAPDGRGIVSCLELPAVQDKPKLFSTALMWLLAELFEQLPEVGDLDEPKLVFFFDEAHLLFDDASEAFLDSVAQTVRLIRSKGVGVFFVTQTPKDVPADVLAQLGNRVQHALRAYTPDDAKALRATVSTFPKSGFYDLEELLTQLAIGEAAVTILSETGVPTPVVHTKLRAPASRMAPADDIARSAQASPLYGKYGTRVDRESARELLARRLEQTPAAGDEPTGPAEHPPRGRSPRAKPKPKRTPHPADPVETDPIADFLRSRQGQAVQRQVVRGLFGLLRKSL
- a CDS encoding LLM class F420-dependent oxidoreductase; amino-acid sequence: MDFGIGFFPTHTALDPGAVAKLVEERGHESLFFAEHTHIPASRETPWPAGKPLPRKYWHCYDLFVALTAAAAATSRLRIGSGICLVTERDPIVTAKEVASLDRLSGGRFEFGVGAGWNREELRNHGTDPRTRMALMRERVEAMKAIWTQDEASYHGTFVEFERIWSWPKPVQRPHPPILVGGEGPTVLDRVLAYGDVWFPNFSDPGDLIRRAEELRARADRPIEVQVISVPAKAEVLERFREAGITRVVRWLPSASRGPVEQALERWEAAVAECNGEA
- a CDS encoding dihydrofolate reductase family protein, with amino-acid sequence MQILVTDFMTLDGVVQAPGGPEEDTEGGFAHGGWSMKYFDDEVMGPVIFESLQSADALLFGRRTWAGMAAAWPDRAGDPYADRMNSIDKYVASRTLTQDDLTWSNSELLDPGDALGAIRRLREREGGSIQMWGSSSLTRQLVEHDLVDEYLLFIEPLLLGGGKRAFPDDGRARPLELVSAQTAGTGVLVCRYRPVRD
- a CDS encoding TIGR03668 family PPOX class F420-dependent oxidoreductase, with product MTADEACRMFAGARVARLATVGPNGAPHLVPMVFALDREASRDGGGTVYSAVDAKPKRTTKLRRLDNVRANPRVALLADHYEHDWTALWWVRADGHGRVIEPDEPEAQHAVALLAARYEQYAATPPTGPVLAIDVERWTGWRAR
- a CDS encoding carboxymuconolactone decarboxylase family protein yields the protein MTFITTVAEDEARDAVADLYEADRAAFGFVPNFARAFSLRPEVYAAWRQLNGAIKAGMDLRRYELATVAAARTLRSSYCTLAHGSVLADRFMAPDEVRAVVADHHAAGLDEVDVAVMDLAEKVAGDATSVTEADVERLRALGLSDAEIFDVIAAAAARCFFSKALDGLGAAPDAHYRELDPELRETLTVGRPIAGG
- a CDS encoding vitamin B12-dependent ribonucleotide reductase; protein product: MTDTSAHTPLATDFQAGEALRVRRLFTTSGAHPFDTVEWELRDARIGHGDKVAFEQRDVEFPASWSQNSTNIVSQKYFRGQLDSPTRERSVKQMISRVAGTIADWGRSRGYFATAEDGDAFEAELTYILLHQMAAFNSPVWFNVGFEENPQCSACFILSVDDTMESILEWNTKEGKIFRGGSGSGINLSKIRGSKEPLSKGGTASGPVSFMRGADAWAGTIKSGGKTRRAAKMVVLDVDHPDIVDFIECKAREEDKAEALARAGFDMSIDGDGFTSIQYQNANNSVRVTEEFMRAVEAGGDWSTVARQTGEIVQTMPAREVMSKIAEAAWRCADPGVQYDTTINQWHTCPQSGRINASNPCSEYMHVDDSACNLASLNLMKFRRPDGSFDVGRFEHAVDIMFLAQEIVVGPSSYPTEEIGANARAFRQLGMGYANLGAYLMSNGMPYDSDEGRGTAAAVTALMTGRAYLGSARIAAAIGPYERYEENREPHNGVMRMHRDASYAIPDRYCGDGDLLAAARRSWDEAVAAGDAHGYRNAQATVLAPTGTISFLMDCDTTGVEPDFSLVKYKELVGGGQMTIVNRTIPMALRTLGYGEEAIEQIEAYINEHGTIVGAPGLDPAHLPVFDVAVGERAISHMGHIKMMGAVQPFISGAISKTVNMPHEVTSDDIADAYIQAWRLGVKALAIYRDGSKTAQALRTDAQMGKDEPVTVIEGYSQEQLDEAVANAVSKVRAEMGPARRKMPRERKSITHKFSLGGHEGYITAGMYEDGTVGEIFLTDIGKEGSTLRGMMNSFATAISIALQYGVPLETLVEKFAYMRFEPEGITQNPEIPFAKSMPDYIMRWLASRFCDTDIQEDLGILTPAVRARKSAQDAALSMESDTAGPHGSDDGSPSASATATPANPAGTAAGQPAAAAMTDTPPVVPARLMGLDLGPACSQCGGMMQRTGSCYTCSSCGNNTGCG